A window from Pseudomonas kribbensis encodes these proteins:
- a CDS encoding DUF3574 domain-containing protein — protein sequence MQKSLLVAALFLAISGCATPPPSVHTKDPASSTLQGDATRPAQAQWVRTELYFSVGSIDGKEGVVSPARWREFLDQEVTTRFPDGFSVLDAYGQWKDHDAKVPERLATKVIVILHEGSPKRESDIEAIRLAYKRITGDLSVLRLSQPAQVSF from the coding sequence ATGCAAAAAAGCCTGTTGGTGGCTGCACTGTTTCTGGCAATCAGCGGTTGTGCCACGCCTCCTCCCTCCGTACATACCAAAGATCCTGCCAGTTCAACCCTGCAAGGCGATGCCACGCGCCCGGCCCAGGCGCAGTGGGTGCGCACCGAGTTGTATTTCTCGGTAGGGTCGATCGATGGCAAGGAAGGTGTGGTGAGCCCCGCGCGCTGGCGCGAGTTTCTCGATCAGGAAGTGACGACACGTTTCCCGGACGGTTTCAGCGTGCTGGACGCCTACGGGCAGTGGAAGGACCATGACGCGAAAGTGCCTGAGCGACTGGCGACCAAGGTGATTGTGATCCTGCACGAAGGCAGCCCGAAACGTGAAAGCGACATCGAGGCGATTCGTCTGGCTTACAAGCGGATTACGGGGGATTTGTCGGTGTTGCGTTTGTCTCAGCCGGCCCAGGTTTCGTTCTAA
- the ahr gene encoding NADPH-dependent aldehyde reductase Ahr: protein MSNNTEPTTFTGWAATSAGAPLERYSYDPGPLGDEEVEVAVEYCGVCHSDQSLIDNDWGISQYPFIPGHEVVGRIVRAGPQVRGLEVGQRVGIGWYKGSCMHCSSCIGGSHHLCATAKPTIIGSHGGFADRLRTHWAWALKLPDNLDPALAGPLFCAGSTVFNPLVEFDIKPTDRVGVVGIGGLGHLALRFLNAWGCDVTAFTSSLSKQDEAKRLGAHKVVASTDSDALKAIAGTLDFLLITANANLDWTAMLATLRGKGRLHFVGIVPDAIPVHVFNLIPQQKSLSASPVGSPATAATMLEFCARHQILPQVEEFPMSKVNEAVEHLRSGKARYRIVLNASK, encoded by the coding sequence GTGAGCAATAACACCGAACCGACGACGTTTACCGGATGGGCCGCCACCTCGGCCGGCGCTCCGCTGGAGCGTTACAGTTACGATCCCGGCCCGCTCGGGGATGAAGAAGTCGAAGTCGCCGTGGAGTACTGCGGCGTCTGTCACTCCGACCAGTCGCTGATCGACAACGATTGGGGCATCAGCCAATACCCGTTCATTCCCGGCCACGAAGTGGTCGGCCGCATCGTGCGTGCAGGCCCGCAGGTTCGCGGACTGGAAGTCGGACAGCGGGTGGGCATCGGCTGGTACAAAGGCAGCTGCATGCATTGCTCGTCCTGCATCGGCGGCTCCCATCACCTATGCGCTACCGCCAAACCCACGATCATCGGCAGCCACGGCGGATTCGCCGATCGGTTGCGCACCCACTGGGCCTGGGCGCTGAAACTCCCGGACAATCTCGACCCCGCGCTGGCCGGCCCATTGTTCTGCGCCGGTTCCACGGTGTTCAACCCGCTGGTGGAGTTCGACATCAAGCCGACCGACCGGGTCGGCGTGGTGGGCATCGGCGGCCTCGGCCACCTGGCGCTGCGCTTTCTCAATGCGTGGGGCTGCGACGTCACGGCGTTCACCTCGTCACTGAGTAAACAGGACGAAGCCAAACGCCTGGGCGCGCACAAGGTCGTCGCTTCCACCGACAGCGATGCGCTGAAGGCGATTGCCGGCACGCTGGATTTCCTGCTGATCACCGCCAATGCCAACCTCGACTGGACGGCGATGCTTGCCACCTTGCGCGGCAAGGGACGGCTGCACTTCGTCGGCATCGTGCCGGACGCGATTCCGGTGCACGTGTTCAATCTCATCCCCCAGCAAAAGTCCCTGTCCGCCTCACCGGTAGGTTCGCCTGCCACGGCGGCGACCATGCTGGAGTTCTGCGCGCGGCATCAGATCCTGCCGCAGGTCGAGGAATTTCCGATGAGCAAGGTCAATGAGGCCGTCGAACATCTGCGCAGCGGCAAGGCGCGGTATCGGATTGTGTTGAACGCCAGCAAATGA
- a CDS encoding ATPase gives MKTLTRLALVALLMGGVATTAPTYAADAGTCHFLPIGGASSGLQHSQTVGVLYSENTLDNLQYLERYHDVAVNGAKDALDARIREAFVNSSDPELAIDWLMSSLQQQFLSVTVYDSLDQLVQAHPDVVVMLDTHNRLLTQRNNQVEARFAARFYDANLQYIGKAEGAVEKQLPSVWVHNKAAPEIAAQIEKQRDLQFSALKQFDDSLKALVSAG, from the coding sequence ATGAAGACTCTGACCCGACTGGCTTTGGTCGCCCTGCTGATGGGCGGGGTAGCCACCACTGCACCGACTTACGCAGCCGACGCCGGTACGTGCCATTTTCTTCCCATCGGCGGCGCCAGCAGCGGGCTGCAGCATTCGCAAACCGTGGGGGTGCTGTACAGCGAAAACACCCTGGATAACCTGCAATACCTCGAGCGTTACCACGATGTGGCGGTGAACGGTGCCAAGGATGCACTCGATGCGCGGATTCGCGAGGCCTTCGTCAACAGCTCCGACCCGGAGCTGGCCATCGACTGGTTGATGAGCTCGCTGCAACAGCAGTTTCTCTCGGTGACCGTCTACGACAGCCTGGATCAATTGGTGCAGGCCCATCCTGACGTGGTGGTGATGCTCGACACCCACAACCGTCTGCTGACCCAGCGCAACAACCAGGTCGAAGCGCGCTTCGCCGCACGTTTCTACGACGCCAACCTGCAATACATCGGCAAGGCCGAAGGCGCGGTGGAAAAACAGCTGCCGTCGGTGTGGGTTCACAACAAGGCAGCACCCGAGATCGCAGCCCAGATCGAAAAACAACGGGACCTGCAATTCAGCGCCTTGAAGCAGTTCGATGATTCGCTCAAGGCCCTGGTGAGTGCAGGCTGA
- a CDS encoding DUF1801 domain-containing protein, with amino-acid sequence MKKDSSGAATGNPSALIDARINELNDWRGQKLAEIRAIIHEADPEVIEEWKWRGVPVWSHNGIICTGETYKAVVKMTFAKGAALEDPSGLFNASLEGNTRRAIDVHEDDKIDAKALKALVRSAITLNSKK; translated from the coding sequence ATGAAGAAGGACAGCAGCGGCGCGGCGACCGGGAATCCCTCGGCGCTGATCGACGCAAGAATCAACGAACTGAACGACTGGCGCGGCCAGAAACTGGCCGAGATCCGCGCGATCATTCACGAGGCCGATCCGGAGGTTATCGAGGAGTGGAAGTGGCGCGGCGTTCCGGTCTGGTCACACAACGGCATCATCTGCACCGGGGAAACCTACAAGGCCGTGGTGAAAATGACGTTTGCCAAAGGCGCGGCGCTGGAGGATCCGTCGGGACTGTTCAATGCCAGCCTTGAAGGCAATACCCGGCGGGCGATTGATGTTCACGAAGACGACAAAATAGATGCAAAGGCACTGAAAGCGCTGGTGCGTTCGGCGATTACGTTGAATTCAAAAAAATGA
- a CDS encoding GDL motif peptide-associated radical SAM/SPASM maturase: MTDIRPARYLSDTDLKRYVPVHVVWEITLACDLKCLHCGSRAGHRRPDELNTRECLDVIDSLAALGTREITLIGGEAYLRKDWTQLIQAIHDHGMYCAIQTGGRNLTPAKMQAAVDAGLNGVGISLDGLAPLHDKVRNVPGSFDKAVDTLRRAKASGLAVSVNTQIGAATLPDLPELMDTIIELGATHWQIQITVAMGNAVDHPELLLQPYQLLEVMPLLARLYREGVDRGLLMNVGNNIGYYGPYEHLWRGFGDERVHWSGCAAGQTVLALEADGTVKGCPSLATVGFSGGNVRNMSLHDIWHYSEGIHFGRLRSVDDLWGYCRSCYYNDVCRGGCTWTSHSLLGKPGNNPYCHYRTLELQKRGLRERIVKIEDAAQRSFAVGRFDLITERIDTGEQVSSVSDSGQVIKLAWINQGQKSPEEGRIPVQLALCRSCLQYIHPHESICPHCHADVAAAEARHQTDRARQQAIMNTLTGLLGVAPSTLV; encoded by the coding sequence ATGACAGACATCCGCCCTGCCCGCTACCTCAGTGACACCGATCTCAAACGCTACGTGCCGGTGCACGTGGTCTGGGAAATCACCCTGGCCTGCGACCTCAAATGCCTGCATTGCGGCTCGCGCGCGGGACATCGACGCCCCGATGAACTCAACACCCGTGAATGCCTAGATGTCATCGATTCCCTCGCTGCCCTCGGCACCCGCGAGATCACCCTGATCGGCGGCGAAGCCTATCTGCGCAAAGACTGGACGCAACTGATCCAGGCCATCCACGACCACGGCATGTACTGCGCGATCCAGACCGGCGGACGCAATCTGACGCCGGCGAAGATGCAGGCTGCGGTAGACGCGGGCCTCAACGGGGTCGGAATCTCTCTGGACGGGCTCGCGCCATTGCACGACAAAGTGCGCAACGTGCCCGGTTCGTTCGACAAGGCGGTCGACACCCTGCGTCGGGCCAAGGCGTCCGGGCTGGCGGTGAGCGTCAACACCCAGATCGGTGCGGCGACTCTGCCTGACTTGCCGGAGTTGATGGACACCATCATCGAACTCGGCGCCACCCACTGGCAGATCCAGATCACCGTGGCCATGGGCAATGCCGTGGATCACCCGGAACTCTTGCTACAACCCTATCAATTGCTGGAAGTGATGCCGCTGCTCGCGCGGTTGTACCGCGAAGGCGTGGATCGCGGCCTGCTGATGAACGTCGGCAACAACATCGGCTATTACGGCCCTTACGAACATTTGTGGCGCGGCTTCGGTGACGAGCGCGTGCACTGGAGCGGCTGCGCGGCGGGTCAGACCGTGCTGGCGCTCGAAGCGGACGGCACGGTGAAAGGCTGCCCGTCACTGGCGACCGTCGGTTTCTCCGGCGGCAACGTGCGCAACATGAGCCTGCACGATATCTGGCATTACAGCGAAGGCATCCACTTCGGTCGCCTGCGCTCGGTCGACGACCTGTGGGGCTATTGCCGCAGCTGCTATTACAACGACGTTTGCCGGGGCGGCTGCACCTGGACCTCGCACTCATTGCTGGGCAAACCCGGCAACAACCCGTACTGCCATTACCGCACCCTGGAACTGCAAAAACGCGGACTGCGCGAGCGTATCGTCAAGATCGAAGACGCGGCGCAGCGTTCCTTCGCCGTTGGCCGTTTCGACCTGATCACCGAACGCATCGACACCGGCGAACAAGTCAGCAGCGTCAGCGACAGCGGCCAGGTGATCAAACTCGCCTGGATCAATCAGGGCCAGAAATCGCCGGAGGAAGGACGCATCCCCGTGCAACTGGCGCTGTGCCGCAGTTGCCTGCAGTACATTCATCCCCACGAATCGATCTGCCCGCACTGCCACGCCGATGTCGCGGCGGCCGAGGCCAGGCACCAGACCGACCGGGCCCGTCAGCAGGCGATCATGAACACGTTGACGGGGTTGCTGGGGGTGGCGCCGAGTACGTTGGTGTGA
- a CDS encoding DUF1842 domain-containing protein: MSIGLFHTRLIVRNDLLGAPVLILDLLVNTVSKKVSGVASVFQATWPTVNFRAQVWGDYSQVKLTSAVENHIILNLAGSPSGPLSQIAQTFHLKGILGGDWASGFADYRYEEQGQWHVVKHVAVHQAQTVEPQPVPHPHVPLYAVAVQQAQTSGDLAQLKTAVQQGEQQLAHEGALRSALEQLNAEIARLEAR; the protein is encoded by the coding sequence ATGTCGATCGGACTTTTCCATACTCGCCTCATTGTCAGAAACGATTTACTCGGCGCACCTGTCTTGATCCTGGATCTGCTGGTCAATACCGTCAGCAAGAAAGTCAGCGGTGTAGCCAGTGTATTTCAGGCTACCTGGCCTACTGTTAATTTTCGGGCTCAGGTCTGGGGCGATTACAGCCAGGTCAAGCTGACCTCGGCGGTCGAGAACCACATCATCCTCAACCTGGCCGGCAGCCCGAGCGGCCCGCTCAGCCAGATCGCCCAGACCTTCCATCTCAAAGGCATTCTCGGCGGTGACTGGGCCAGCGGTTTTGCCGACTACCGCTACGAAGAGCAAGGCCAATGGCACGTCGTAAAACACGTCGCTGTGCATCAGGCTCAAACCGTGGAGCCGCAACCGGTGCCGCATCCACACGTGCCGCTGTACGCCGTTGCCGTGCAACAGGCTCAGACCAGCGGGGATCTGGCACAGCTCAAGACCGCCGTGCAACAGGGTGAGCAGCAACTGGCCCACGAAGGCGCATTGCGCAGTGCCCTTGAGCAACTGAACGCGGAGATTGCCCGACTGGAAGCACGCTAA
- a CDS encoding DUF1842 domain-containing protein codes for MSGSVSQQNVGLFPVSYRISTGLPGAPSLVLNLLVSTPQEQVNGNATITQAVNPPLDLHSDVWGEYTYLTVMSPGVSKILITAQGNHGGPGSNSIVNFKIRLVVGTDWREGVANYEYYNGSQWIEVTNAPAHLVESVPSNAFQPFHPGPVIQPHRPIMPLYAAPIQSAIAAGDLAQMKSLAALAKQQLEQLPQLRIALDTAKNELSRLQSR; via the coding sequence ATGTCTGGTTCTGTTTCGCAACAAAACGTCGGTCTGTTTCCGGTGAGCTACCGGATCAGCACGGGACTGCCTGGCGCACCAAGCCTGGTACTCAACCTCCTGGTTTCAACGCCTCAGGAGCAAGTCAACGGCAATGCCACCATCACCCAAGCCGTCAATCCGCCGCTCGACCTGCATTCCGATGTATGGGGTGAGTACACCTATCTCACCGTCATGTCCCCCGGTGTCAGCAAGATCCTGATCACCGCCCAGGGCAATCATGGCGGTCCAGGCTCCAACTCCATCGTCAACTTCAAGATCCGGCTGGTAGTCGGTACTGACTGGAGAGAAGGTGTCGCCAATTACGAGTACTACAACGGTTCTCAATGGATCGAAGTCACCAATGCCCCGGCGCATCTGGTCGAGTCGGTGCCATCTAACGCCTTTCAGCCTTTCCATCCCGGCCCCGTGATCCAGCCACACCGTCCGATCATGCCGCTGTACGCCGCCCCCATCCAGAGCGCCATCGCCGCCGGCGACCTGGCCCAGATGAAAAGCCTGGCCGCACTGGCCAAGCAGCAACTGGAGCAGCTACCGCAATTGCGGATCGCGCTGGATACCGCAAAAAACGAACTCAGCCGCCTGCAAAGTCGCTGA
- a CDS encoding DUF1843 domain-containing protein: MTGSKHNMPPYGVAIQSAITGGDLQQMKTLLKQRDSTKPEAKELQTAYEKLAKEVSRLEKP; encoded by the coding sequence ATGACTGGCTCAAAACACAACATGCCGCCGTACGGCGTCGCCATCCAGAGCGCCATCACGGGCGGCGATCTGCAACAGATGAAGACTTTGTTGAAGCAGCGCGATTCAACGAAGCCGGAAGCGAAGGAGCTGCAAACCGCGTACGAAAAACTGGCCAAAGAAGTTTCCCGTCTGGAAAAACCCTAG
- a CDS encoding LysR substrate-binding domain-containing protein has translation MNTNRDQFPLPEDLKVFLTVIRKNSFASAADELGYSPAYVSKRIAVLESTLSTKLLHRTTRRIALTDDGERVRIWAEKLLGDFDDFLGEMAQARHQPAGSLHICSSFGFGRNHVAPAISQLARTCPKLDIRLDVFDRVVDLVGEGFDLEILVGDDLPGQHLARKLVSNRRVLCATPDYLERRGTPQTLEDLQDHDCLVLKERNNAFGIWELTKDGQQESVRVSGPLSSNSGEIVMEWALSGGGILLRSMWDVKPMLKQGRLVQVLADYTQSANVWAVYPTRLSESAKLRVCVEFLEEYFRDLSVE, from the coding sequence ATGAACACGAATCGTGACCAGTTTCCCTTGCCCGAAGACCTCAAGGTATTCCTGACGGTCATCCGCAAGAACAGCTTTGCCAGCGCCGCCGACGAGTTGGGCTATTCGCCGGCCTACGTCAGCAAACGCATCGCGGTGCTCGAAAGCACGCTCTCGACAAAACTGTTGCACCGCACCACCCGGCGCATCGCCCTGACCGACGATGGCGAGCGGGTACGGATCTGGGCGGAAAAGCTGCTGGGGGATTTCGATGATTTCCTCGGCGAGATGGCCCAGGCCCGGCACCAGCCAGCCGGGTCGCTGCACATTTGCAGCAGCTTTGGTTTCGGCCGCAATCACGTCGCACCGGCGATCAGCCAACTGGCCCGAACCTGCCCGAAGCTCGACATTCGCCTGGACGTGTTCGACCGCGTAGTTGATCTGGTGGGCGAGGGCTTCGACCTGGAGATTCTGGTGGGCGATGACCTGCCGGGCCAGCACCTGGCGCGCAAACTGGTCAGCAACCGGCGGGTGCTGTGCGCCACGCCGGACTACCTAGAGCGCCGGGGCACGCCGCAAACCCTCGAAGATCTGCAAGACCACGATTGCCTGGTGCTGAAGGAACGCAACAATGCGTTCGGCATCTGGGAACTCACCAAGGACGGGCAGCAGGAATCGGTGCGGGTCAGCGGCCCGTTGTCCTCCAACAGTGGCGAGATCGTGATGGAGTGGGCCCTGAGTGGTGGCGGGATTCTGTTGCGCTCGATGTGGGACGTCAAACCGATGCTCAAGCAAGGACGGCTGGTGCAGGTGCTGGCGGATTACACCCAGAGCGCCAACGTCTGGGCGGTGTACCCGACACGGCTCAGCGAGTCGGCCAAATTGCGGGTCTGCGTGGAGTTTCTCGAAGAGTATTTCCGCGACTTGTCTGTCGAATGA
- the leuD gene encoding 3-isopropylmalate dehydratase small subunit, whose protein sequence is MQPFTTISGSAAPFLAANIDTDVIMPKQFLKGIDRQGLDRGLFFDLRFLASGEPNPGFVLNQPAWQDAAFLVTGPNFGCGSSREHAVWGLKQVGIRALIGTTFAGIFYDNCQRNGVLAIQLDAAQLKQVAEVISVPATAHIRVNLPEQTIELADGARIAFEIDELRKQSLLLGLDAIGTTLQRAGQIRAFEARHLAENPWLG, encoded by the coding sequence ATGCAACCGTTCACCACTATCAGCGGCAGCGCCGCGCCGTTTCTGGCGGCCAACATCGACACCGACGTGATCATGCCCAAGCAGTTCCTCAAGGGCATCGATCGTCAGGGGCTGGACCGGGGGCTGTTCTTCGATCTGCGTTTTCTGGCCTCGGGCGAACCCAATCCCGGGTTCGTGCTCAATCAGCCCGCCTGGCAGGACGCGGCGTTTCTGGTGACCGGCCCCAACTTCGGTTGCGGCTCAAGCCGTGAACACGCGGTGTGGGGCTTGAAGCAGGTCGGGATCCGGGCGCTGATCGGCACCACGTTCGCCGGGATCTTCTATGACAACTGTCAGCGCAACGGCGTGTTGGCAATTCAGCTCGATGCCGCGCAGTTGAAGCAGGTTGCCGAAGTCATCAGCGTTCCGGCAACTGCGCATATCCGTGTGAACCTGCCCGAGCAAACCATCGAACTGGCGGACGGAGCACGGATCGCTTTCGAGATTGATGAACTGCGCAAACAGTCACTGCTGCTGGGGCTGGACGCCATCGGCACGACGCTGCAACGGGCCGGGCAGATTCGCGCGTTCGAGGCACGACATCTCGCGGAAAACCCTTGGTTGGGCTGA